CTGCGGGGAGTACGAGGTCGTCCGCGTGCCCTTCAGCCGCGTAGGAATCGCAGCCGTACACCTCGTACCCCTGTCGCTTCGGCACTATCTGGACGCCAACATCGAGGGCGTACGGGCTCTGCACGCCCCCGATCTGGGCTGAGGCCCGGTCCAGGAGGAGGTGTACGACTGGCAGGCATGACTGTCGGTCGCACACCCCGGCCGGGAGCCGTCACCACGCCCGACGCCGGATGACCGCCCGATTCGGTCTTGGCACCGCGTTTCACGTGAAACCCGGAGCGGGGGTTTCACGTGAAACCCCGCTTCGACTCGCCTCTCCATCACTGCGATATCGGCACCGAAGCCGTGGCGCCGGACTCGCCGAGGCCGGCGTCTGCGGCCGGCCCGGGAGCGTGTGCCGCAGCCTGACCGCCGGCGACCGTACGGCGCTCGATCGAACCGGAGACCACGGCCAGCAGCAGCGCCGATGCAGCGAGTGCGGCACCGACCCAGTTGGGCGCGGTGTATCCGAACCCGGCCGCGATCACGATGCCGCCGAGCCACGCCGAGAGGGCGTTCCCGAGGTTGAAGGCACCGATGTTGACGGCCGAGGCCAGGGTGGGCGCGCCGGCCGCCTGGTCGAGAACACGCTTCTGGAGCGGTGGCACGGTCGCGAAGCCGAGCGCCCCGATGAGAACGATGGTCACGGCTGCCGCGATCTTGTTGTGCGCGGTCAAGGTGAACAGGGCCAGGACCGTGGCGAGCGCGCCGAGCGACACGTACAGCATCGGCATCAGGTGGCGATCGGCGAACTTTCCGCCGAGCAGATTCCCGCCGACCATGCCCAGGCCGAAGAGGACCAGGAGCCAGGTGACGGATGACGTGGCGAAGCCGGCGGTGTCCGTCATCATCGGCGTGATGTAGGTGATCGCCGCGAAGACACCGCCGAAGCCCAGCACCGTCATCGCCATGGCAAGCAGCACCTGGACGTTGCGGAACGCAGCCAGCTCGTGGCTGATCCGCACTCCCTGAGGTTTCGGCTGTTCCGGCACCAGCTTCGCCACACCGAGGAGACCCAGGACTCCGAGTCCTGCGACAACGAAGAACGTCACGCGCCAGCCGAGATTCTGGCCGATGAAGGTACCCAGCGGGACTCCGACGACGTTGGCGACGGTGAGTCCGGTGAACATCATGGCGATGGCGCCGGCCTTCTTCTCCGGGGCGACCAGATCCGCAGCAACGACCGATCCGATACCGAAGAAGGCCCCATGAGCGAGTGAGGCGATCACCCGCCCGGCAAGCATCACGCCGAAGACGGGGGCGAGTGCGGAGACCACGTTCCCCACGATGAAGAGCCCCATCAGGAGCATCAGCATGCGCTTCCGGGTCACGCGGGTGCCAAGGAAGGTCATCAGGGGAGCACCGAGGACCACACCCAAGGCGTAGCCGGTGACGAGGAAGCCGGCAGTCGGGATCGAGACCTGGAAGTCAGCCGCGACATCGGGAAGCAACCCCATGATCACGAACTCGGTGGTGCCGATACCGAATGCCCCTATGGCGAGGGCGAGGAGCGCGAGCGGCATGGATGTCACTTCCCTAAAGATTGTGTCTGCCCCTTACGAGCGCCCACAATAATTGCAGACGCCTGTTAATTGCAAGCGCGGGCTATTGCATCCGTGCCCTATCCTGGAGGAAAACAGCTCCCGTACGGAGGAGAGACCGTGACCGCGACAGATCCCGCACTGACGTCCCTCGCGCAGAGCTGGTGCGCCCTCTCACTGCTCCACGGGAAGATCGAAGCCCGCATCGAGCGGGCCCTTCAGTCCCGCCACAACCTCAGCGCGCGAGAGTTCTCCCTGCTCGATGTCCTGAGCCGCCAGCACAGCGGGACGGGCGGACACCTGCAGATGAAGCAGGTGGCGGACGCCGTGGTGCTCAGCCAGAGCGCCACCACCCGGCTGGTCACCCGGCTCGAGGACCGGGGGCTGCTCACCCGGTACCTGTGCGACACGGATCGGCGGGGTATCTACACGGACGTCACAGAAGCGGGCCTCACGCTGCTGAGCGAGGCCAGGCCGACCAATGACGTCGCACTCCGCGCAGCCCTCGACGAAGCTGCCGAGAACCCGGAGCTCGCTCCCCTGGTCCGGACCGTCGAGGCGCTGAAGATCCCCGCCTGAGGCAGCGGGTTTGCGTAGTCTGCCGATCATGAGCGATCTCGACATACGTCCCGCAGCACTCGCTGACATCCCCGCCGTCGTGGCCATGCTGGCCGACGACCCGCTGGGCGCGCAGCGCGAGTCACCGGACGACCTCGTCCCCTACCGATCCGCTTTCCGACGGATGTGCGACGACCCGAATCAGCATCTGGTCGTGGCCGTGCGCGAGGACCAGGTCGTGGGAACCCTTCAGCTCACCGTCATTCCCGGTCTGTCCCGACGCGGCGCGACGCGCTCGGTCATCGAAGGCGTCCGAGTCCATGCCGAAGAGCGAGGCAGTGGGCTCGGCACCCAGCTGATCCAGTGGGCAGTCGACGAATCCCGCCGCCAGGGTTGCCAGCTGGTGCAGCTGACGTCGGACAACACGCGTACCGACGCCCACCGTTTCTACGAGCGGCTCGGTTTCACCGCAAGCCATGTCGGGTTCAAACTCGCCCTCTGAGCCAGGGATCTCCGGGCAGTTAGGCACCTCGGGAGGTATCGCGTGTACCACATCGATGACGAGCAGCGCCGGATCAGGCTCGGCCGGCGGCATCTGCTCGTCCCCTCCGACCGGGCCACCTCCGTCGTCGCGGTGGCTGACGCCGTCGTCGCGCTGCACGCGACCGATGCCGCGACGGTCTTCCTCTCCGCCTGTGCACGGCTCACTGCCCCCGACGTGGGCGCGGTGGAGCGAGCGCTCTACGAGGACGTCTCACTGGTGCGGCTCCTCTCCATGCGGAACACCTTGTTCACCATGTCCAGGGCCGTCGCACCTGCCGTCGATACGTCGAATGCGCGGCGCGTGGCAGCCAAAGAGCGCCAGAGGCTCCTCAAGCAACTGCGGGAAGACGGCAACGGGCTGGACGAGCGGTGGCTCGCCGATGTCGAGCAGCAGACGATCGCCGCTCTGGCCCCGCGCGGTCGCGCGACTGGGAGCGAGCTTTCAGCAGCCGTACCGGCACTGCGCACCAAGATCACGGTCTTCCCCGGAACGAAGCAGGAGACGGTGCAAGGCGTTGCCTCCCGGGTGATTCGGGTGCTGGCCGCAGATGGCCGTATCCGAAGGGACCTGCCACGCGGCTCCTGGACCTCCAGCCAGTTCCGCTGGACGGCTGCGGAACCGTGGCCCGCATCGGATCCTGCACAGGCCCGGGTGGAAGTGGCCCGGCGCTGGCTCCGTTCATACGGTCCCGCGACCGAAGGGGATCTCAAATGGTGGACCGGCTGGGGTGTCCGCGAGACGCGCGACGCCTTGGCGGCGATCGCCCCGGAGGAAGTACTGCTCGACAGCGGGGCCGTCGGCTGGGTCGTCCCGGGGGATCTCGCCGTGGAGCCTCCCCCTGAGCCCTGGGCGGCTCTGCTGCCCGCCCTCGACCCCAGTGCGATGGGCTGGGCCGATCGCACATTCCAGCTGCCCTCGAATCACCGTGCCGCCCTGTTCGACCGCTCGGGAAACATCGGCCCCACGGTGTGGTGGAACGGTGGGATCGTGGGTGGCTGGGCTCAGAGCACCAACGGTGAACTGGTGTGGCGCCTGCTGTCCGACGTGGGCAAGGAAGCCTCGGATCTCATCGGGTCCGAAGCATCGCGGATGTCGGCGTGGATGGGTGACGCCCGGATCACTCCACGCTTCCGCACGCCTCTGGAACGCGAACTGACAGCCTGATTCTTCGCCAACTCGCGAGCTGATGACCTGTTGCTCCACGGAAGAGGTCGACCAGGCGTTCCGTGTTTCACGTGAAACGCCGGGTCTCGCCCTGGTCTCGCTCTTGATCACGCTCTCCTCGTGCGCTCGTCGTGCGCTTCGGAGCGCTTTTCGGGGGCTCTTCGGGAGCCCCTCAGAGGTTGAGCCCTCGCCAGCCGTCCGCGTTCACACCACCAGGGATGGCCGCGGTCCGCTCATACGGCTCCCGGGTGAAGACGAACGATCCCAGGTCCAGATGGTCGACCGTGCCGTCATCGGCACGCACCACTTGGAGCGTCTCCCCCGCGTAGTAGCCGTTGAGCCCCACCCACGTACCGTCAGGGCGTGCTCGGAAGCGTGCAGCACGACCGATGCCTCGCAGCGGCTGGAGCTCGAGGCCCCCGTCTACAAGCAGCTTCAGGGCGTGAACCTGGGTACCCCAGTACCAGGGCCCGGTCAATGCCAACAGCTCTTCGTCGACCTCAGGCAGAGGTCGCCAGGGTTCCGGCATCCTCGGTTCCGCATCAGCGACGATCTGAATGAGGTCTCCGGCGACCGTTCCGGTCAAGGGGCCGGAGGTCGCGTTCGAGAGCACGACGGCAGCCACATCGTCCTCGACGCTGAACAACAGTGTCGCCAGGAAACCGGGCAACGATCCGGAGTGCCCGAAGAGCGTGCGGCTTCCACGCCGCAGAACCTGCAGACCGAGGCCGTACGCTCCAGCCCAGTCACCCGTCTCGTGCGGGGCAGCTGGGACACGCATCTCCGCTACCGAGGAGGCACACAGCACCCGCTCATCTCCCTGCGCGAGGAAAGCCGCGAAGCGCAGCAGATCGGTGGTGGTCGACCAGAGCTGACCGGCCGGTGCCATCAGCCCGAGGTCCTCCGCCGGCTCAGGCAGCATGACGTCGGCCCAGGGATGAACGGCCCAGCCTCGGGCATGCGGAGCCCGGGCCTGCTGGGTCGTACGGTCCATCCCGAGAGGCTCCAGGATCTCGCGGCGCAGCACGTCCGCCCAGGATTCGCCCCGCAGTGCCTCGACCAGCGAGCCGAGCAGGGTGTAACCCGGGTTCGAGTAATGGTGTCCGTGACCGGACGGGTGGATCAGGGGCTCATCTCCAAGCACATCCGCCAGTTCCGGACGTGTGGTGCCCGGCGTCCTTTCCCACCAGGGGGCAGGCGTCTCGGCCCCCAGGCCGCCGCTGTGACCGAGCAGCTGAAAGACGGTCACCTGCCCGACGCCCTTGTCCGTGTTCGGGAGGTGTTTCTCGAGGGGATCGTCCAGATCCAGCAGACCTTCGTCGCGCAGGCGCATCACCAACACCGCGGTGAACGTCTTGGTGATGGAGCCGATCCTGAACTGTGTTTCCCCATCGGGTTCATGGCCGTCCACACAACTGCGCGCACCACTCCACGCGATCTCTCCGTCCCGTCGCACCGCGGCAACAAGGGAGGGGGCCCGGCCTTCGGATTGCGCCGTGGCGACACGATGGAGCAGAGCGCGCCGGGTGCTGGGGAGCAGAACTTCGGAAGTGGTCATGCCCAAGGATGACCTGCTCGGCCATGACCTGACGACCGGTTTCACGCCCGGCGGCCCCCGGCGTCACCGTGTACGCCCGCTGCCTCTCACGCTCACCCGCCGGTGCTGCCTGCCGGCCCGGACCGACCCGACCCGGCGCCGCGGGCCTTGTCGGAACAGCCCGGCTTCGTGACATCCCTCAAGCGGGTGCGGTAGGCCGATGGCCTCTCAGCCCCGGTCTGCGTCGTCCGCTGAGTAAGGAAGCGGGGGAAACAGTCGGGTGATGCGGGTCACCGTCGAGCGCCGTCGGGCGGAGCCGGAGGCATTGCCGCGGTCCTGACAAAGCGCGAGTGCCCGTCGGCCGAGGTTCGCGATGGGGAGCCTCTGCGACGTATCCGTGACAAGCGAGCTGCCGTACGCGCAAGGAGCAGAGGACGGAGCCGCAGCCCAACCATGAGGCGGCTTCGGTCGCTGTGACGGT
The DNA window shown above is from Streptomyces sp. Alt3 and carries:
- a CDS encoding serine hydrolase domain-containing protein, with the translated sequence MTTSEVLLPSTRRALLHRVATAQSEGRAPSLVAAVRRDGEIAWSGARSCVDGHEPDGETQFRIGSITKTFTAVLVMRLRDEGLLDLDDPLEKHLPNTDKGVGQVTVFQLLGHSGGLGAETPAPWWERTPGTTRPELADVLGDEPLIHPSGHGHHYSNPGYTLLGSLVEALRGESWADVLRREILEPLGMDRTTQQARAPHARGWAVHPWADVMLPEPAEDLGLMAPAGQLWSTTTDLLRFAAFLAQGDERVLCASSVAEMRVPAAPHETGDWAGAYGLGLQVLRRGSRTLFGHSGSLPGFLATLLFSVEDDVAAVVLSNATSGPLTGTVAGDLIQIVADAEPRMPEPWRPLPEVDEELLALTGPWYWGTQVHALKLLVDGGLELQPLRGIGRAARFRARPDGTWVGLNGYYAGETLQVVRADDGTVDHLDLGSFVFTREPYERTAAIPGGVNADGWRGLNL
- a CDS encoding MarR family winged helix-turn-helix transcriptional regulator — translated: MTATDPALTSLAQSWCALSLLHGKIEARIERALQSRHNLSAREFSLLDVLSRQHSGTGGHLQMKQVADAVVLSQSATTRLVTRLEDRGLLTRYLCDTDRRGIYTDVTEAGLTLLSEARPTNDVALRAALDEAAENPELAPLVRTVEALKIPA
- a CDS encoding winged helix DNA-binding domain-containing protein, which produces MYHIDDEQRRIRLGRRHLLVPSDRATSVVAVADAVVALHATDAATVFLSACARLTAPDVGAVERALYEDVSLVRLLSMRNTLFTMSRAVAPAVDTSNARRVAAKERQRLLKQLREDGNGLDERWLADVEQQTIAALAPRGRATGSELSAAVPALRTKITVFPGTKQETVQGVASRVIRVLAADGRIRRDLPRGSWTSSQFRWTAAEPWPASDPAQARVEVARRWLRSYGPATEGDLKWWTGWGVRETRDALAAIAPEEVLLDSGAVGWVVPGDLAVEPPPEPWAALLPALDPSAMGWADRTFQLPSNHRAALFDRSGNIGPTVWWNGGIVGGWAQSTNGELVWRLLSDVGKEASDLIGSEASRMSAWMGDARITPRFRTPLERELTA
- a CDS encoding GNAT family N-acetyltransferase, coding for MSDLDIRPAALADIPAVVAMLADDPLGAQRESPDDLVPYRSAFRRMCDDPNQHLVVAVREDQVVGTLQLTVIPGLSRRGATRSVIEGVRVHAEERGSGLGTQLIQWAVDESRRQGCQLVQLTSDNTRTDAHRFYERLGFTASHVGFKLAL
- a CDS encoding MFS transporter is translated as MPLALLALAIGAFGIGTTEFVIMGLLPDVAADFQVSIPTAGFLVTGYALGVVLGAPLMTFLGTRVTRKRMLMLLMGLFIVGNVVSALAPVFGVMLAGRVIASLAHGAFFGIGSVVAADLVAPEKKAGAIAMMFTGLTVANVVGVPLGTFIGQNLGWRVTFFVVAGLGVLGLLGVAKLVPEQPKPQGVRISHELAAFRNVQVLLAMAMTVLGFGGVFAAITYITPMMTDTAGFATSSVTWLLVLFGLGMVGGNLLGGKFADRHLMPMLYVSLGALATVLALFTLTAHNKIAAAVTIVLIGALGFATVPPLQKRVLDQAAGAPTLASAVNIGAFNLGNALSAWLGGIVIAAGFGYTAPNWVGAALAASALLLAVVSGSIERRTVAGGQAAAHAPGPAADAGLGESGATASVPISQ